The sequence CCAACattcgtttttcatcaaaatatctaataaaaataaagttctaaaaaaaattaaaaaaaagggatgaaaaaacggacaactgatgataaaaaaactgatctaaaaaacggtccgcacgtgtgaaaggaccctaaagctTGAATACAATTTCACAATGTAATATATAATTTAGTTCTATCAGCTGCACCACGGTGCAATGTGGTGGATTGCATCGCACCGTGCTTGGCTACAAAACTTTACTGCAcgccttacttttttttttagcacacacAAATGAAGCGTGATAGAGTGAACAGATCTAATAAGACACACGGCTCTGACCTTGTCCTTGCAACCGGACTTCGCTCAACAAGGCTGCCGAGCACATTTCCAACGCACCTGGTGTAAATAAGCCCTAAAACTGAACTTTAGGCAGAAACCAGGACATAAAAGTGAATCCAGCTCTGTATTGCCTAAACACCATTATTATTCCCACATACAGTTTCTATATTTCATTTGCGCATTTAGcgatttgcctggagttcagtgtttccctgaaaataagcccgggtattatattatttttggcaacaaaagacacagtagggcttatttttggggtagttcttaccatgtaatgtgccgtcttctctcccccctctctcgctGCCCGACAGGAAACCCCAGGGTGAACCGAGTTAAAAATGCTtgcaaaatcctataatccactctattacagtagtaaatGTACAACGTgtacgtttctgtaatataaaattGTACCAAATGCCTTCATTATAGTgccgctctgtgcttctgtgacctgccggagctctcttcccttcaattatattacaggaacacacacacacattgtacattatatactactgaatTAGAGTGAAGTATAGtatttttacaagcattttaaactagggcttattttcggggtagggcttatattgcagctctcctggaaaataacgctaggtcttatttttggggagaaACAGTAATTagagtctctctctttctcttttaaagtggaggttcaccctaaaaacaaatttttacattaaaaagtacaatagtaagtacatttcatttcggcagttttttttttttttttgctctgtacttacctttatatccggattttgtccagggcttccgcgttctcacgactccgggactgggcgttcctatcccagcctcagggttccgatgactgtgggactgggcgttcctatccttccattcaatgattgacggcttgtgaaacaggtgacctgtcgcacaacgcgcgtcaccagatttccggaaatacccgagctaagagtcggcactatacggcgcctgcgcccgccatgtagagctgactgcgcaggcgccgtatagtgccgactcgcagctcggctctttcccgacgtctggtgacgcgcgttgtgagacaggtcacctgtttcacaagccgtcaatcatcgaacagaaggataggaacgcccagtcaagcagtcatcggaacccggaagccctggacaacatcaggatataaaaggtatgtaccaaaaaaaaaaaaaaaacctgccgaaaTGTATTGTCCTTCATATGCGGGATATGCtagatgtaattaaaaaaaaaaaatgttttgggtgaacccccgctttaaggcgagTAGAGCTCTCACATTACACGCAAGCAAATGTTCGCCTTTCCACACCATTCCAAATAAACGCTTCACTTGGGATTGTTGTAGGTCACATGGATATTATGCAACAATGAAACTACTCTTATTCGCTTTACCTTTAAAATTCCTTTATTTGAGCTtagcacataaaaaaataaacagatgaaAATAGTGTCTTCGCACGTTGATCATAAAACGCATATTGGTCCGAAAGTGGATTGCTATGAATTATTTAAGTCTTTATAAAATTGGTAACATTCAATGCAGCTGTTTTAAGTAAAATAGctcataaaaaattataaataaattattgACAATCTTTTCTTCAAAAAAGGCACATGAGCTCCCAAAAGGAGGAGCCTTTacatgagaataaaaaaaaaaaacacatttataagACATCTTGTGCTGATACAGCACCTCGATCATCACGGCAGACCAAGACTTCTCTTCGAACCACCCCATTCTGAAGATGGAACTGGCTTTCCTTCATAGTCTTAACACAATGAATGTTCTTTCCCCAGGTAATGCTTTTCATTGATGGCAAATGCTGGAGGGTGTCTTTAGGCAAGGACGCCACACCAGAATTTAACAAGTTCAACTCTTGCAAGGACTTCAGCCCGAAGAACACATCTTTGCTGAGAGACCTCAAGTTTGGATTGTTGGAAAAGTCAAGGATTTGGAGAGCTGGTAGATCTTTAAAGCTATGTGGGGCGATCTCCCTTAAATTCTCCATTTTACTGAGAGACAGGTAGGTTAATCCTTTAAGCCCCAAAAAATTATGATCCTCGATATTAGAAATGGGATTTCTATCCAAGTTAAGGTATTGCAGAGGAATTCCCTGAAGACCATGAACAGAACGCAGCTGATTCCCAGACAAGTTCAAACTCTGGATGTTTGGAACAGGGTCATCGGGTCTTCTTGAGATAGAGCTGATCAGATTGTTGGCAAGGTTGATATGGATTGCTTTGCCATTACTTTTCGAGGTGAAGGCCCCAATTTGTATTCCCTGTAACCTGTTAAAACTCAAATCAAGCTCCACAATGGGGGAATAGAAGAAGCTTTGATCAGGAAGTTCTTCCAGATGGTTGTGGCTCAAGTCTAAAGACTCCAAGTATCTCAATTTAGAGAAAGTGGTAGATGAAATTGTCACCAGTTGGTTGTAACTTAGGTCAAGGTTGATCAGCGTTGTGTAACCTGGACCAGACAAAACCGATTCATTAACCTTTTGTAGCTTGTTGTTGGAAAGATCCAGGTAAGACGTATCCAAAGGAATGGAGACCGGAACAATGTGGTTACCCACTCCACTACAGTCCACTTTGGTCAGACTGAAACTGTCGAATAAGCCAAAGGTTTCAACTTCGCAAGAACAGCCAGGGAAACAAAACTTGTTGGCAGCAACCACGCTGGTGAGAAGGACACTGAACCAAAGACACGTCTCCATGGTTAAACCTAAGGAAAGAGGAAAATCTGTTAATTTACAGAAAATGTATTCAAAATATTGTTTACCTACAACTATTTGCTCAGTCAAAATCAAAGCAACACTTTGTATAATTTAACCATAGATGCTGCTTGGTTACAGTGTATCTAAATCCCAAAACCAATATTGAACATACTGCAGATCATCAATCCAATCCTTAGATTGGTTTGCTTTTAAGACAagatttctcaaccagggttcctccagaggttgctaggggttccctaTCTGAGAGGCAATTCTTCCCAAATGACCAAAAGTGCGAAAATActacccactgaccatcacaatgCACCAGTAATATTATGGATTTCCAGAGAccggaaaattatttcaagggttcctgtgttgaaaaggttgagaaaggttgttttagggtgacaacactcaagGACTGCAGAAACATTATTTTTAAACACAcggagtacagtggaacctcaattTACGAGTAtcgcggttaacaagcatttttaAAGACGatcacctttttaaaaaaaaaaaattatgactcggtttgcgagtgttgtctcgcaaaacaagcagaatgcaAGCGAATGGGGCCtgaagtaccgcatttggcctgaggtgtgggggcgccagagCAGATTTGAGtggagccgtttggaaatactcagttcccgggtGTTTGAGCCTTTCTGgaggtcagccgtgctgtccttgggcctttccaaagcactccggtgccccccacctctggccacatgtggtattgcatgccattgaagtcaatgcggaacaaattattttcgtttccattgacttctatagggaatgctcgtaatccaaggttccactgtactcagAACAAGATAAGAATGCAGCACTGGAAGCCATCAAACAATGAGATTTTTGGAAAGACCAACAAGTATTTTGCTGCACTTATTAAAGTGCAATAGTTTAACAGACCAGAAATACTGGCTTTCCCCGCTTTTTGTTGCATCTCATTGCTGCTGATTTTCCTCTGTCTCATTCGCCCACTTTTAGTCTACAAGCACTCCATTGATCATGCCAGTGTAATTTGTACTGAGGATTCACacttgaataaaaacaaaaaaacaaaaaaaaaaaacacattggctgGTTATGAAGGTGGTAAATCTTCCGCAGGTCAAGTGGTAAAGATTGAGACGTTTGCATTTGTAATTGAGGTGTGACCACTTGGTTAGAGCTCATGTTCCATACACATAGATTTGTCCATCCATGCTATACCAGTACAGATGGACCAATCAAAATACCCAAAAAGCAGGTGCATTTGATTCGATGCAACTGCTGTTTGGCTGACCATTTTATACTCAAAAGGATATTGGGTGGGAGGATGGCAACAAGACCACCTATTGATCGAATTTTGCATATAGTGTACGGCCAGCTTATTTCTCCAGCATCTATGAAAACCTTAAAAAGAACCATcaaaagggagctgcggtggctcaacgcgattggcactgcgccaATCgcgacaagccattcacctctgcagctaggggttcggatcccggtctcggctacatgtgaattgagtttggtggtctcagcccggctcccgtgctatgcgaggtaagcctgcgcttagtacgcccacccccctcccacaaaaaccaccacacttacacgcactcgaaattaggttaacatgcacgcactttgaccacgcggtctctaaaaaaaaaaaaaaaaaagagaggcgaaggactaacggggctggttgagcgggctagatcctctcactcccttatagggagtccctctgccccgttgggcttcaaagcggagcaggtagggcgggctgtgtggggggaccccctcacacacccgccattgctacccggggcatggagaaaggtggcagattgcctctgggggaggcctgcctactcccaactcctgcagtccggctcctctctcgagtacacgcacaaaatacactttaaaaaaaaaaaagaaccatcaAGTGTTTGATGAGGGATCGAATAGAATGTACATTCTACTTCTAGATTAACATGTGATAAGAACACCGATTGCCCCGAACCGTAACGCAGGGAAAAGAATCATTACTTTTTAAAGCCATTTCTTACTCTCGCAGCCCACTTTAAATTAGCCTGCGTGTTTTACTGACTGTCCGTAATTTTCTTTATAGTTACCAGCCGCAATTACGGCATGGACACAGCATGCTGCGCTCAGATAAAGCCACGCTTTGGCTATAATGGGTAGAATTTTGTGCAGCCGGTTAGCTGAGAATCCTGGGTAATCGCACTCCGAGAACATCGTCCTACAACCAGGCAACGTTTTATTATCACAGTAACAGCAGGTACTCCCATTACTTGCCTCTTAGAGGCACAGTCAGAGCGGGCGAGTATAAATACTAAGCAATCACGGCACTGCCACACAGAGATGGCACCTATTAACTGCACAGAGACTGTTAAATCACTATGGAACTGGCAAAACAAGGAGGAACGGGCGCACCTCCCagcaaacaactttttttttgggagggggggttatACATCCaagaagaaatatatttttaataaaaccagacTTTTGAGCTTATGCACATGGACACTTTTTGGAATAAAATGTAAATTGCTGCCATATCTATCCATCCAGGGAGAACAGCTGCCAATTATGGTAAAAGGGAAGGTAAGGAGGCTTTGGGACCTTAACTATACCACAAATGTCACTTATGTAGGATTCAACAGAACAttaagttaataaaaaaacaaacaaaacaattcTATTAAATAGTTTAAAACCATAAAGACAGGCATCACAAAGGgggtctacgcgtttcgcagatACACCACTTCTTCAGGACCCACAAAAGGTTTTTATAGGTTCAGAGAGCTTGTTCACAATCATACCAAGTATAGCCGCCCATAGTAATGAATGGATGCAGAGTTGTATGCCCATATGTATGTGTGGGTTTAGGCAAGTACCGGCATATACCCAAATACAGCTACTCAATGCCATGGGCAGCTGAAGTTTTAGAGTTGCGGAAATATGCCTGCAATTTATGCCAAAAAGCACCTATGTGCACAAACGCAAATGTTttgggtaaaaaacaaaaattgccaaAAAGGGGGTTAGGGGGAACCTACTAAAACATGTAATGCCTATAGAGATTGTAAAAATATCACTACCTGCTATACCCAGAAATGAAGTCGCCATCCCGAGATCCTCCCAGCAGGGACGGCTACCCACACCTCCCTGCCGGAACTTCCACGAGAGGAAATTCCCCAATcaacactgtgttgatgggggaaatccAGCATTTTTCTTTCCAGCAACCCACAATTTCTggtaagaaaattgcataatctatggcctgccttatgcAGCTCATAGAttaaatcagttttttttgttcaaccagcagactgaagaaaacacacacacacacacacacacacacacacacacacacacacacacacctcgattccccccattcacacatttagtgttgatgggggaatcctcgcGGCTGAGCCATTGTATTCTACTGGAGGTGAGATTTCAGAATACAATGACCAGTATTGCAGGCGATAGCAGCCTGCAGCGCTGGTCGAGCGGAAAATTTCCAACAGGGCGGTGGAACAGAAATCGACGGGTAGATGAACTTGTGTACCAGGGTGCCCATTCGTGTATCGAAatttgtctggtccctgctgaactggctgaattctGACGCACTCATGGCTGGCTTAGGGTTCCTATCTTGcaaacacacattagggacatAAGGAAAGAGCCAATTGACCTTCCCACATGTCTGagtgttggggaaaaaaaatgtcctaaGAGGAAACTCAGGCAAGCACAGTGAGAATATGCAAGCTCCATGGACAGTGTCCTAGCTGGACTTTAGATGAGAATCCCAATGCTGCAAGACATAGgaactaaccactaagccactctGCTGCCCATTGCACCCCTAGAAGACACCCAAAATCACCTTGATTTAGACTTCCCTAAAGGCTCCAATGCAGTTTTTCAAAATGGTGCGATTTTGGCATAATTAAGCCAAGCAAGAACACATCTAAAATTCAGATAGCTGCTGGTAGAACTAAATCGAGATTATGAAATCAACATAGTACCGTAACATAtactgtatggtcagctttaggccAAGGGGGGTTAAAGAGAAATCTGTGTGCCTAGCAAACAAGGGTACAGGTGCTCCGACAGATTTATGAAGCCTCATTGGTACTAGATCCACAACGAAAGTTGGCACCTCAGTAGAATTCAATAAGAATATAGACTTTATTTTATAAAACAATTGGATACAGCCAACAAATTTCAAACTCATTCCAGCCAATTAGTCATAATTTAGACCCCGATTGGCTGAAATGCAATGACATATGTTGGTTGCATCTCGTTTTATACATTCTGGATGTAAAACCTGTGTGCCAGGCTTGAATATTTTTTTGTATCACCGACTGAACAAGCATGGGTCAAGTCAAAGTGAAGTCAAGAGTTCCTAACCAGTAATACATATTCCGAGTCGGTGACTCAGAAAGTACCAAATATACTGCAGTGGTTGCCTACTTTTAAGGTATAGGGTCCTTAACTTTGGCCCCTGACATCTTTAAAGGGCCACAAATAATGTATGGTTTATGCAATGCTACAGAAGACAGTCTATGGAAATACTACACAGAGGATGGACGGAGACTGTAGATATGCTACAGGGGTGGCTGGAGATTGGGAACACGCTTCTGCAGGACAAAGACTGAGTCTTGGAACATGTTAAAGAGACTATTAGAGAGCAGACATTGCAGTCCCTTTACAAAGCAACGCTCACACTCACTGCTGGAGTCCACTGTCTGCATAAGAAAAATCAAAAAGGACCCTTGGGTTGCAGATTGGGCACAAGGGATCTATTGCATTCGCAAGGCAACCAgcatttcagatggaaaaagctCTAGGTTAATCAAAACAGGTGCCCTTTAAACGCTGGAATAGTCAGGCAGGTCAGATTCTGCATTCTTCGAGGGAAAAGTCTTGCACGCAAGTTGCTTTAAAGCCACTTTGGAGCTATGCTAGCAATGCTTCCGAGCTTTACCTGCATATGTTCATATTTTGGGGAAAGGCGACATGCCAAAAAATTTTATGCAATTGTTTTAAGCCTGTTTTAATTGCCGCAAGAACCAGCAGCTACTTGGCATACTGGAAAAACTTGTCTCTTCCAAATTCTACACAAAGTCATGTTTTTTCAGGAAAAAGTGACGTACGCACTTGTCAGACTACAACAGGCCAGCCAAAACTAGACACAGGAAGAGGGAGAGGCTGTAGAATAGGCAATTACGTCTGTCAAACAGCGTTCTACCAACCAGCCAaaggccacacacacacatctagaAGTGGCGTTTTTCATTGGTATACAGCGAAAACTGTCAGTGTCCGtggcaaacgtaaaaaaaaaaaaaaaataataataataataataataataataataataataataataataataataataataaaaaaaagtggaacaCTCAAAACTCCCAGCAGTCAAACCATTAACCATACTTGGGGGGGGTTGAGGGATATTCTCCTTAGGATCGAAATTCACATGCGGTATATGCTCCAAAATCCAAATATCCTTAAACTATTTCACAAATGCAGGTGAAAAGAAGCAAAAACTGTATGTACACTAGCCCCAAGGGAAAGTCCCCTTGTGCCGAGCCGGTGTAGATCTTTGCAGATTAATACAGCTCAACGGATATATATGAACAATCCAAGGGTTATGTCATCGATTGGCTCAGAGGGTATATTTGAAGAGACTCTTGCCAGAGCATTCCTTTCAACAACTGATTGGTGTATGTTAAAAGCCCATatagattaccaaaagtattgggatgcctgcctttacatgcacatgaactttaatggaaccCCAGTCTTACGCCGTAGAGTTCAATACCGAGTTGGTCCACCCTTGgggctttaacagcttcaactggaaaggctgtccacaaggtttaggagcgaatctatgggaatgtttgaccattcttccagaagcgcatttgtgaggtcaggcaccgatattggaagagaaggtctggctcacagtctctgctccaattcatcccaaaggtgttctattgggttgaagtcaggaccTTGTGCAAGCCAGTTTCTCTACCTCAAAacgcactcatccatgtcttcatggaccttgctttgtgcactggtccaaataatttggtgaagGGGGGGAATTATAGTGTGGGGTCGttaaggggttgggcttggtcccttagttccagttaAGGGCAAGCTTAAgaggtcagcataccaagacatcttgtgcatactcccaactttgtgggaacagtttgggaacgGCCCCTTCCGGTTCCAATataactgcacaccagtgcacaaagcaaggtccataaaaaaggCATGAATGAGCaagcttggggtggaggaatttgactagCCTACACAGAATCCCGACCTCaacctgacagaacacctttgggatgacttagagcagagactgcgagccagccatttttgtccaacatcagcagctaacctcacaaatgtgcttctgcaagaatggtcaaacattccccttagacacactcctaaaccttgtggatggccttcccagaagagttgtagctgcaaagggtgggcctacgcaatattgaaccctacagacgaagactgggatgccattaaatttcatgcgCGTGTAAAGGCAATACTTTTTGTAACATAGTGCATTTTAGTCATGTGGTTTACCCGTAAAGCCCTCCCTTGCGTAGACACCGATACTGGATGTTGCCATGTTCTAGCCTTCAAAATGTGCTTGTTCTTGCAGTTGAAAACCAACGTCAATCTGACCCcgttaaaaaatcaaaaaatgtaacaaaaagttgttaaaaaaataatttgatgttgaaaagaaataacaaaaatggATGGCTTATTGTTTGATGTATGATGCTTTTGACAACATAAGTTGTAATG comes from Rana temporaria chromosome 2, aRanTem1.1, whole genome shotgun sequence and encodes:
- the TSKU gene encoding tsukushin yields the protein METCLWFSVLLTSVVAANKFCFPGCSCEVETFGLFDSFSLTKVDCSGVGNHIVPVSIPLDTSYLDLSNNKLQKVNESVLSGPGYTTLINLDLSYNQLVTISSTTFSKLRYLESLDLSHNHLEELPDQSFFYSPIVELDLSFNRLQGIQIGAFTSKSNGKAIHINLANNLISSISRRPDDPVPNIQSLNLSGNQLRSVHGLQGIPLQYLNLDRNPISNIEDHNFLGLKGLTYLSLSKMENLREIAPHSFKDLPALQILDFSNNPNLRSLSKDVFFGLKSLQELNLLNSGVASLPKDTLQHLPSMKSITWGKNIHCVKTMKESQFHLQNGVVRREVLVCRDDRGAVSAQDVL